A genomic region of Leptolyngbya sp. NIES-2104 contains the following coding sequences:
- a CDS encoding PCP reductase family protein, whose protein sequence is MEWTSEAEAKLKEIPFFVRPAARKKIEKFAQELGATQITPEIYDQAKQQFGS, encoded by the coding sequence ATGGAATGGACTTCTGAAGCCGAAGCAAAATTAAAAGAAATTCCCTTTTTCGTGCGTCCGGCAGCCCGAAAGAAGATTGAAAAGTTCGCTCAAGAACTCGGAGCCACGCAGATTACACCTGAGATTTATGATCAAGCTAAACAGCAGTTCGGCAGCTAA